The following are encoded in a window of Natranaeroarchaeum aerophilus genomic DNA:
- a CDS encoding hydantoinase/oxoprolinase family protein — MTAHGTDDGRNEGATHAGTVPRVGVDVGGTFTDVVLVTEDRVCTAKVPSTEPQHEGVLTGIKKASNRAGITPREIESFVHATTVPVNALLERAGAETALVTTAGFRDVLEIGRQTRPDLYDLAAEKTPPLVPRHRRYELDERSTVDGVEEPIDLGPVDELAEALSDIDSVAVSFLHAYRHPTNEAKVAATLRDRLDVPVSASSEVLPTFREYERTSTTVVDAYLRPAIDSYLGELVAGATEIGLPEPQVMQSNGGIADPDRVRERAVTTVLSGPAAGVVGASASADGVLDTAGVEGIVTFDMGGTSSDVGVVRERGIARTTDATVAGQPIGTPIVDIETVGSGGGSIAWVDEGGALRVGPESAGADPGPVCYGNGGDRPTVTDANVVLGYIGAGTEFGGEVTLDEAAAREALADLAEEAGLSSAVEAAEGIYRVANATMTRAIRSVTIERGHDPRTFGLVAFGGAGPMHAAALAEQLDIDRVVFPLAGGVLSAYGLLAADEKHDAVRTRRVELSDADPETLARIYEELIAEVESNATADAAPEIERTAALRYRGQSFELDVDVDERFDPATVRERFVAAHEQAYGYAMDDPVELVTLRVTGTVENEPPRTRYRPQTAESAEPNEQPTTRSVVFDGEERTATVSGRTAFEPGTTIDGPAILEGEESTTVIPPRWTGDVRRDGAIVCKRGDQP; from the coding sequence GTGACGGCACACGGGACAGACGACGGCCGCAACGAGGGAGCTACGCACGCAGGGACGGTGCCACGGGTAGGTGTCGACGTCGGTGGAACGTTCACCGACGTGGTGCTGGTCACAGAGGACAGAGTATGTACGGCGAAGGTCCCCTCGACCGAACCCCAGCACGAGGGGGTGCTGACCGGGATCAAAAAAGCCTCCAATCGGGCGGGGATCACCCCACGAGAGATCGAATCGTTCGTCCACGCGACGACAGTCCCGGTTAATGCCCTGCTGGAGCGGGCAGGTGCGGAGACTGCTCTCGTGACGACGGCGGGCTTTCGCGACGTACTCGAAATCGGTCGACAGACCCGTCCCGATCTGTACGATCTCGCTGCGGAGAAGACACCGCCGCTGGTGCCCCGGCATCGTCGGTACGAACTCGACGAACGCTCGACCGTTGACGGTGTCGAAGAGCCGATCGATCTCGGGCCGGTCGACGAACTCGCCGAGGCGCTGTCGGACATCGACAGCGTCGCCGTCTCGTTTCTTCACGCGTACCGTCACCCGACGAACGAAGCCAAGGTCGCAGCGACGCTCAGGGATCGGCTGGACGTGCCGGTGTCGGCTTCCAGTGAGGTCCTGCCGACGTTTCGTGAATACGAGCGGACATCGACGACTGTGGTCGACGCCTACCTGCGCCCGGCGATCGACTCGTATCTCGGCGAGCTGGTCGCGGGGGCCACGGAGATCGGCCTTCCGGAACCGCAGGTGATGCAGTCAAACGGCGGGATCGCCGATCCGGACCGGGTCAGGGAGCGCGCCGTTACAACCGTGCTTTCCGGCCCTGCCGCGGGCGTCGTCGGCGCGAGTGCAAGCGCAGACGGCGTGCTCGACACTGCGGGCGTCGAGGGGATCGTCACGTTCGACATGGGCGGGACCTCCAGCGACGTGGGCGTCGTCAGGGAGCGCGGCATCGCGCGGACGACCGACGCGACGGTCGCCGGACAGCCGATCGGAACCCCGATAGTCGACATCGAAACAGTTGGCTCCGGGGGTGGGAGCATCGCCTGGGTCGACGAGGGAGGCGCGCTCCGCGTTGGACCCGAATCCGCCGGTGCGGATCCCGGACCGGTCTGTTACGGCAACGGCGGCGATCGGCCCACCGTCACCGATGCGAACGTCGTGCTCGGTTATATCGGCGCTGGCACGGAGTTCGGCGGCGAAGTTACGTTGGACGAGGCAGCCGCCCGTGAGGCGCTCGCCGATCTGGCCGAGGAAGCAGGTCTTTCGTCGGCCGTCGAGGCCGCCGAGGGGATCTACAGGGTTGCGAACGCGACAATGACCCGGGCGATCCGCTCGGTGACGATCGAGCGCGGCCACGATCCGCGCACGTTCGGCCTCGTCGCGTTCGGGGGGGCCGGGCCGATGCATGCGGCCGCGCTCGCCGAGCAACTCGATATCGACCGCGTAGTGTTCCCGCTGGCTGGCGGGGTACTCTCCGCTTACGGCCTGCTGGCAGCCGACGAGAAACACGATGCAGTGCGGACCCGGCGGGTCGAACTTTCGGACGCGGATCCGGAGACGCTTGCGAGGATCTACGAGGAGCTGATCGCCGAGGTCGAGTCGAACGCCACCGCCGATGCGGCTCCCGAGATCGAGCGGACGGCGGCGCTACGCTACCGCGGTCAGAGCTTCGAGCTGGACGTCGACGTTGACGAGCGGTTCGATCCCGCGACCGTCCGCGAGCGCTTCGTGGCGGCTCACGAACAGGCATATGGCTACGCGATGGACGACCCCGTCGAGCTTGTCACGCTTCGAGTAACCGGGACTGTCGAGAACGAACCGCCCCGGACCCGGTACCGCCCCCAGACTGCAGAGTCGGCGGAACCGAACGAACAGCCGACCACGCGATCGGTCGTTTTCGACGGCGAAGAGCGGACTGCAACCGTTTCCGGCCGAACCGCATTCGAACCGGGAACGACGATCGACGGCCCAGCGATCCTCGAAGGCGAGGAGAGCACAACGGTGATCCCCCCACGCTGGACGGGAGACGTTCGACGGGACGGTGCCATCGTCTGCAAGCGCGGTGATCAGCCATGA
- the glmM gene encoding phosphoglucosamine mutase, translated as MFGTSGVRGEFGTDVTVDLAISIGRALVAEGAERIVLGRDPRTTGPLLADALSAAVRESGGDIVDCGMVATPTLARAVAWRDADAGVMITASHNPPEDNGIKLWTPSGMAFDEERRERIATLVEVDEYDPATWDAVGTASKWDDATARHHAAIVDAVAPIEKLSVVVDVGNGAGGVTAGALRDLGCSVETLNAEPDGHFPSRPSEPTEDACETLQALVGATDADLGIAHDGDGDRMMAVDETGQFLGGDALLALFGRRAVGEGGVVAAPLNTSLAVDDTLAEVGASLTRTRVGDVYVAERARADDVVFGGEPSGAWIWPEETLAPDGPLAAAKLAVLVDREGPLSALVAELPSYPLRRESMEVEAKREVMERVAARAYEEYDSVETLDGVRVEREDGWFLVRASGTQPLVRVTTEGRTEVTTSELYEEARVLLEDAIDAR; from the coding sequence ATGTTCGGAACGAGCGGTGTTCGAGGGGAGTTTGGGACGGACGTGACGGTCGACCTCGCCATCTCGATCGGACGCGCACTGGTGGCTGAGGGCGCAGAGCGGATCGTCCTCGGCCGGGACCCACGCACGACCGGGCCGCTCCTTGCTGACGCGCTCTCGGCTGCGGTCCGCGAGTCCGGCGGGGACATCGTCGACTGTGGGATGGTCGCCACCCCGACCCTCGCGCGAGCGGTAGCGTGGCGTGACGCGGACGCGGGCGTGATGATCACAGCCTCGCACAACCCGCCCGAGGACAACGGGATCAAGCTCTGGACGCCCTCGGGGATGGCCTTCGACGAGGAGCGCCGGGAGCGTATCGCGACGCTCGTCGAGGTTGACGAGTACGATCCCGCAACGTGGGACGCCGTCGGCACCGCAAGCAAGTGGGACGACGCGACGGCACGCCACCACGCCGCAATCGTCGACGCAGTCGCCCCGATCGAGAAGCTCTCGGTGGTCGTCGACGTCGGCAACGGTGCTGGTGGGGTCACGGCGGGCGCGCTCCGCGATCTTGGCTGTTCGGTCGAGACGCTCAACGCCGAGCCGGACGGCCACTTTCCCAGTCGACCCAGCGAGCCGACCGAAGACGCCTGTGAGACACTGCAGGCGCTGGTCGGTGCGACCGATGCCGACCTTGGGATCGCCCACGATGGCGACGGTGATCGCATGATGGCGGTCGATGAAACCGGCCAGTTCCTCGGCGGTGACGCCCTCCTTGCCCTGTTCGGTCGCCGCGCAGTGGGCGAGGGCGGCGTCGTCGCTGCGCCGCTGAATACCAGCCTCGCCGTGGACGACACGCTCGCGGAGGTCGGTGCCAGCCTCACACGCACACGCGTGGGTGATGTATACGTCGCCGAGCGAGCACGCGCGGATGACGTGGTCTTCGGTGGAGAGCCAAGCGGCGCGTGGATCTGGCCCGAGGAGACCCTCGCCCCGGATGGCCCGCTCGCCGCGGCGAAGCTCGCGGTGCTGGTCGACCGGGAGGGACCCCTGTCGGCGCTGGTCGCTGAGCTGCCGAGCTACCCGCTTCGCCGAGAGAGCATGGAGGTCGAGGCAAAGCGCGAGGTCATGGAACGGGTTGCTGCGCGTGCATACGAGGAGTACGACTCAGTGGAGACGCTCGACGGCGTCCGGGTCGAGCGCGAGGACGGCTGGTTTCTCGTGCGCGCCAGCGGGACGCAGCCGCTGGTTCGGGTGACTACGGAGGGTCGAACTGAGGTCACGACGTCGGAGCTGTATGAGGAAGCGCGGGTGCTGCTCGAGGACGCAATCGACGCCCGGTAA
- a CDS encoding hydantoinase B/oxoprolinase family protein has product MSLDAVTLEVLRNQLVGVAEEMGEVLIQSAYSPNIKERQDCSTALFDARGRMVAQAEHIPVHLGAMPEAVSAVRERDPEPGEAYVLNDPFTGGTHLPDITIVSPLGLDGDILGYGVTRAHHGDVGGMAPGSMPAGAMEVYQEGVRLPPTCLVRDGEIREELLSLILANVRNPDQRRADLRAQLAANDRADLRLRELVDEHGRETVETSFDEVIEYSRKRIEAEIEAIPDGEYVAEDVLEGDGVVDEDIPVVATVSIDAASVTVDFEGSADQMPGNMNAPLAVAKSAVYFVLRAVTDPDIPPNAGCYEPVEVCVPERSILNPRPPAAVVGGNVETSQRVTDVVLSAFAEAAPNRVPAQGQGTMNNLIIGTRDTDGFTYYETIGGGFGARPDRDGMDGVQVGMTNTLNTPIEALENEYPFQVLEYSLRNGSGGDGQYRGGMGLTRSLRLEEEATVSVLTERRRLAPQGLDGGEPGATGENLIDGDPIPAKTTVDVDAGSTVTINTPGGGGYGDPTERATELRERDSIDGRGDVDDK; this is encoded by the coding sequence ATGAGCCTCGATGCGGTAACGCTGGAAGTACTGCGAAATCAGCTCGTTGGGGTCGCCGAGGAGATGGGTGAGGTACTGATTCAGAGCGCGTACTCGCCAAACATCAAGGAGCGTCAGGACTGTTCGACCGCGCTGTTCGATGCCCGCGGTCGGATGGTCGCGCAGGCCGAACACATCCCGGTCCACCTGGGTGCGATGCCCGAGGCGGTCTCGGCCGTCCGTGAGCGCGATCCCGAACCGGGAGAGGCCTACGTGCTGAACGATCCGTTCACCGGTGGGACGCATCTGCCCGACATCACGATCGTCTCACCGCTCGGGCTCGACGGGGATATCCTCGGATACGGCGTCACGCGGGCACACCACGGCGATGTCGGCGGGATGGCTCCGGGGAGCATGCCCGCGGGTGCGATGGAAGTCTACCAGGAGGGAGTACGGCTTCCCCCAACCTGTCTCGTCCGCGACGGTGAGATCCGGGAGGAGCTGCTCTCGCTGATCCTCGCTAACGTCCGGAACCCCGACCAGCGTCGGGCGGATCTGCGCGCCCAGCTCGCCGCGAACGATCGTGCTGACCTCCGCCTTCGCGAACTCGTCGACGAGCACGGCAGAGAGACCGTCGAGACCAGCTTCGACGAGGTGATCGAGTACTCGCGCAAGCGGATCGAGGCCGAAATCGAGGCAATCCCGGACGGCGAGTACGTCGCCGAGGACGTCCTCGAAGGCGACGGTGTCGTCGACGAGGATATTCCGGTCGTCGCGACCGTCTCGATCGACGCCGCGTCGGTGACGGTGGATTTCGAGGGGAGCGCCGACCAGATGCCCGGGAACATGAACGCGCCGCTGGCGGTCGCAAAAAGCGCAGTCTACTTCGTTCTCCGTGCCGTGACCGACCCCGACATCCCACCCAACGCGGGCTGTTACGAGCCTGTCGAGGTATGCGTCCCGGAGAGGTCGATTCTGAACCCGCGCCCGCCCGCCGCAGTCGTCGGTGGCAACGTCGAGACCAGCCAGCGAGTCACCGATGTCGTTCTCTCGGCGTTCGCCGAGGCAGCCCCCAATCGAGTTCCCGCACAGGGGCAGGGGACGATGAACAATCTGATCATCGGGACGCGGGACACCGACGGCTTCACGTACTACGAGACGATCGGCGGCGGCTTCGGCGCACGGCCGGATCGGGACGGTATGGACGGCGTGCAGGTCGGCATGACGAATACGCTGAACACGCCGATCGAGGCCTTGGAGAACGAGTATCCGTTCCAAGTGCTCGAATACTCGCTTCGCAACGGGAGCGGCGGCGATGGCCAGTATCGGGGCGGAATGGGACTCACTCGCTCGCTCCGGCTAGAGGAGGAAGCCACGGTTTCAGTACTGACCGAGCGGCGACGACTCGCTCCGCAAGGGCTCGACGGCGGCGAACCGGGTGCCACCGGCGAGAACCTGATCGACGGCGACCCGATCCCCGCGAAAACCACCGTCGATGTCGACGCCGGATCGACGGTCACGATCAACACACCCGGTGGAGGGGGGTACGGTGATCCCACCGAGCGAGCGACGGAGCTTCGTGAACGAGACAGTATCGACGGACGCGGAGATGTGGACGACAAGTGA
- a CDS encoding ATP-binding protein, whose amino-acid sequence MASPAFVNRDTELGTLQSSFESDSAELIVIYGRRRLGKSALVRAAIQGREDAVYWQATEETADVQLSNFVDTASQTFGLVDDIQRDWEALLRAMGREDAVVVLDEFPYLIESDGAVPSKVQRVWDLHLQETEMTLVLVGSSISVMEDKVLDGGSPLYGRRTATIDLPPLDLEHARELYPVDDPDATLQAWGVFGGTPYYLQALSQDRSLPENIQSVILSEHGVLHNEPEFLLRTEFGIREPQTYYTILRAIAMGKRTANEIATFAGVDSNALGSYLTKLRRLRLVERDIPVTANPNATRRSRYRLTEPLFRFWFRYVYGREGELTQLASEAYEEIVAPSFTDYMGAAFEHICQNALPELVPKTYHRIGYWWHTHHELDVVGLASDGTIVAGECKYTNREMHEGDLADLERSADQVEWTPPDGRDVSYHYCCFCRSGFSDGLEKTAADRPDVSLFTPTEIVGPHF is encoded by the coding sequence ATGGCCAGCCCAGCGTTCGTGAATCGAGACACCGAACTCGGTACGCTCCAGTCGTCGTTCGAGAGCGATTCCGCGGAGTTGATCGTCATCTATGGGCGTCGACGACTCGGCAAGAGCGCGTTGGTCCGTGCCGCAATTCAGGGGCGAGAGGACGCAGTCTACTGGCAGGCGACGGAAGAGACTGCTGACGTCCAGCTATCGAACTTCGTCGACACGGCCAGCCAGACGTTTGGTCTCGTCGACGACATCCAACGGGACTGGGAAGCCCTGCTGCGAGCGATGGGTCGTGAGGACGCCGTTGTCGTTCTTGACGAATTTCCGTATCTGATCGAGTCGGATGGAGCAGTTCCATCCAAGGTCCAGCGCGTCTGGGATCTCCATCTGCAAGAGACCGAAATGACACTCGTGCTCGTGGGATCGTCTATTTCGGTCATGGAGGACAAAGTTCTGGATGGCGGGAGTCCACTGTATGGGCGTCGAACCGCGACGATCGATCTGCCACCACTCGATCTGGAACACGCTCGCGAACTGTACCCTGTCGACGATCCCGACGCCACACTTCAGGCATGGGGTGTGTTCGGTGGGACGCCATACTACCTACAGGCGCTGTCTCAGGACAGGAGCCTCCCCGAGAATATCCAGTCAGTTATTCTTTCAGAGCACGGCGTCTTGCACAACGAACCGGAGTTCCTCTTGCGAACCGAGTTCGGGATCCGCGAACCGCAGACGTACTATACGATCCTCCGGGCTATCGCAATGGGGAAACGCACGGCAAACGAGATTGCGACCTTCGCTGGGGTCGACTCGAACGCGCTCGGGTCGTACCTCACGAAACTCCGTCGGCTCCGACTTGTCGAGCGTGATATCCCCGTAACCGCAAACCCGAACGCAACGCGGAGGAGTCGGTATCGACTGACTGAGCCGCTGTTTCGTTTCTGGTTTCGGTACGTCTATGGACGGGAAGGAGAGCTTACACAACTGGCCTCTGAGGCGTACGAGGAGATCGTTGCGCCCTCGTTCACCGACTATATGGGTGCAGCCTTCGAGCACATCTGTCAGAACGCTCTCCCCGAGTTGGTACCGAAGACCTACCACAGGATTGGCTACTGGTGGCACACACATCATGAACTCGATGTCGTCGGACTTGCAAGCGATGGGACGATCGTGGCTGGCGAGTGCAAGTATACGAATCGGGAGATGCACGAAGGGGATCTGGCAGATCTCGAACGAAGTGCGGACCAGGTGGAGTGGACGCCGCCGGACGGTAGGGATGTCTCGTATCACTACTGTTGTTTCTGTCGCTCTGGCTTTTCCGATGGACTCGAAAAGACTGCCGCCGACCGTCCAGACGTCTCACTGTTTACGCCGACGGAAATCGTCGGCCCACACTTCTGA
- a CDS encoding extracellular solute-binding protein, translating to MTRDYRFGRRTVLAGSALALAGCVEDETPTDIDDENDDSNGQDENGQEEDGGVTEDDDANGEERSEEDEDEDDEADAETGEGDLSVWHDFNSTTETSFTHWTDEFEAETGLDIAVTEVADLEDRIETGVPSGEAPEMWPWLHDWVDNHWDRGFLADVSGDLTIDLDAEFTDAAVEAVQPSGTDAVVGLPYAGETMTLFYNPELIDEPPETYDEMLTIAQEFHNPQYGEYGITHPVDVYFISWALQAFGSRIFEVNDAGEPQLGLEEDSMHEGMALFRELYNYMPRDLFYDPQISAFANGDAPLHFNGPWAVRDFNDRDTEFAVAELPAIEGGSATPFAGIDVWYFSSMINEDDDRKEASIEFGEWFTTTDEIVEHHAEEYGHVPVTTSVNENELPDDVRGFYHAMEQGVPMPADPRMNQVWQPLEDAISNILIDDADIADEFGAAAASIRAAWE from the coding sequence GTGACACGGGATTATCGATTTGGACGGCGAACGGTACTGGCTGGAAGCGCGCTCGCACTGGCCGGGTGTGTCGAAGACGAGACCCCTACCGATATCGACGACGAGAACGACGATAGCAATGGGCAGGACGAGAACGGCCAGGAGGAGGACGGCGGAGTCACCGAGGACGACGATGCCAATGGCGAAGAACGGAGCGAGGAGGATGAGGACGAAGACGACGAAGCGGATGCAGAGACCGGCGAGGGCGACCTATCGGTCTGGCACGATTTCAACAGTACTACGGAAACGTCGTTCACACACTGGACCGATGAGTTCGAAGCCGAGACCGGACTGGATATCGCCGTCACTGAGGTCGCGGACCTCGAAGACCGTATCGAGACGGGCGTTCCATCCGGTGAGGCTCCCGAGATGTGGCCGTGGTTGCACGACTGGGTCGACAACCACTGGGACCGTGGCTTCCTTGCGGACGTCTCCGGCGACCTGACGATCGACCTCGATGCGGAGTTCACCGACGCAGCCGTCGAGGCAGTCCAGCCGTCAGGTACCGATGCCGTCGTCGGGCTCCCGTATGCAGGCGAGACGATGACCCTGTTCTATAATCCCGAGCTCATCGACGAGCCGCCGGAGACGTACGATGAGATGCTCACCATTGCCCAGGAGTTCCACAATCCACAGTATGGCGAGTACGGCATCACGCATCCCGTTGATGTCTACTTCATCAGCTGGGCCCTGCAGGCCTTTGGCTCCCGGATCTTCGAGGTCAATGATGCGGGGGAGCCACAGCTCGGACTCGAAGAGGACAGTATGCACGAGGGGATGGCGCTGTTCCGTGAGCTGTATAATTATATGCCACGGGATTTGTTTTACGACCCACAGATATCCGCGTTCGCCAACGGCGACGCACCGCTTCATTTCAACGGCCCCTGGGCGGTGCGGGACTTCAACGACCGGGACACCGAGTTCGCTGTCGCGGAGTTACCCGCCATCGAGGGTGGGTCGGCGACACCGTTCGCCGGGATCGATGTCTGGTACTTCTCGAGTATGATCAACGAAGATGACGATCGGAAGGAGGCGAGCATCGAGTTCGGCGAATGGTTCACGACCACCGATGAGATCGTCGAACACCACGCCGAGGAGTACGGACACGTTCCGGTCACCACAAGTGTCAACGAGAACGAACTGCCCGACGATGTACGCGGGTTCTATCACGCCATGGAACAGGGTGTCCCGATGCCTGCCGACCCCCGAATGAATCAGGTGTGGCAGCCGCTTGAGGATGCCATCAGCAATATTCTCATCGACGATGCCGATATTGCCGATGAGTTCGGAGCGGCTGCAGCGTCGATCAGAGCAGCCTGGGAGTGA